One part of the Stigmatopora argus isolate UIUO_Sarg chromosome 8, RoL_Sarg_1.0, whole genome shotgun sequence genome encodes these proteins:
- the lhx4 gene encoding LIM/homeobox protein Lhx4 codes for MMQSAAVLPTESPVKSLPDILGVPLQQIPQCAGCSQHIVDKFILKVLDRHWHSKCLKCADCHSPLADKCFSRAGSVYCKEDFFKRFGTKCASCQQGIPPTQVVRKAQDFVYHLHCFACIMCSRQLATGDEFYLMEDGRLVCKVDYETAKQNDDSEAGTKRPRTTITAKQLETLKSAYKNSPKPARHVREQLSSETGLDMRVVQVWFQNRRAKEKRLKKDAGRHRWTQFYKSVKRSRGGSKVEKESSADDVGISDSELSFRDDQVLSDLGHANGLYGSVSDMTNGAALNGGFSVDAAGQAYHDIRAGSPYGLPQSPSSIASLPGHTPLLNNLAFTMDALGAPGGPGGVGQALRAMAGGPTSDLSTGSSTGYPDFPTSPASWLDEMDQSQF; via the exons ATGATGCAAAGTGCGGCTGTCCTTCCCACAGAGAGTCCCGTTAAGAGTTTACCGGACATCCTGGGAGTGCCACTGCAAC AGATCCCTCAGTGTGCGGGTTGCAGTCAGCACATCGTGGACAAGTTCATCCTGAAGGTCCTGGACAGACACTGGCACTCCAAGTGCCTCAAGTGCGCCGACTGCCATTCGCCGCTGGCCGACAAGTGCTTCTCTAGGGCTGGCAGCGTTTACTGCAAGGAGGATTTTTTCAA GCGCTTTGGGACAAAATGCGCGTCCTGCCAGCAGGGGATCCCTCCCACGCAGGTGGTGAGGAAGGCGCAGGACTTTGTGTACCACCTGCACTGCTTTGCCTGCATCATGTGCAGCAGGCAGCTGGCCACCGGGGACGAGTTTTACCTGATGGAGGACGGCAGGCTGGTGTGCAAGGTGGACTACGAGACGGCCAAGCAAAACG aCGATTCCGAGGCGGGGACCAAGCGACCGAGGACCACCATCACGGCCAAGCAGTTGGAGACCTTGAAAAGTGCCTACAAGAACTCCCCCAAGCCGGCACGACACGTCAGAGAGCAACTTTCCTCCGAGACGGGCCTTGACATGAGAGTCGTGCAG GTCTGGTTCCAGAACCGCCGAGCGAAGGAAAAGCGTCTAAAAAAAGATGCGGGCCGCCATCGCTGGACTCAATTTTACAAAAGTGTCAAACGCAGCCGAGGAGGATCCAAAGTGGAAAAAGAGAGCTCGGCCGACGACGTGGGAATCAGCGACAGCGAGCTGAGTTTCAGAG ACGACCAGGTTCTGTCCGACCTAGGCCACGCCAACGGTTTATACGGTAGTGTAAGCGACATGACCAACGGCGCGGCGCTAAACGGCGGCTTCTCGGTCGATGCGGCAGGCCAGGCGTACCACGACATCCGCGCCGGGAGCCCCTACGGGCTGCCCCAGTCACCTTCCTCCATCGCCTCCCTGCCTGGCCACACCCCACTCCTCAACAATTTGGCCTTCACCATGGACGCTCTGGGGGCGCCAGGCGGGCCGGGCGGCGTGGGCCAGGCTCTCAGGGCCATGGCGGGCGGGCCCACCTCAGACCTCTCGACGGGGAGCAGCACGGGGTACCCCGACTTCCCCACCAGCCCGGCGTCCTGGCTGGACGAGATGGACCAGTCCCAATTCTGA